tttctcacagttttggaggcatgaccaaggtatcagcaggtttggtttctcctgaggcttctCCTCTTCATTTGCAGCAgactgccttctcactgtgtaaCTCACGTGGTCTTTCTGTGCTCTCAAATTCCTGGTGTTTCTGTGTGttgaaatttcctcttcttataaagactccagtcagattggattagggcccagtctaatggcctcattttatttaactaaatcacctctttaaaggccctatctccaaatacagtcccaCTCTAAGGCACTGTTTTTTAATGCTTCAACATCTGAATTCAGGGGTAGGggacacaatttagcccataacacTGGATTTGTTTATTTGAAGTTTACTGTCACTTTTTCATTTGTGATTCACAGAAAtgaacttctttttctctttatttccataCCTAACCTCCTCATTCTTGACCATCCTAGTCTGTTCCTAGTATATATCCTCCCTTTCAGAACTTTCCTTTTACTCTTTAGCTATATTTATCACGACAAAGTGGAATAGAAagattcaaaaagaataaattgctTTGAACTTAATAATACATGATgaaattccatttcatttttactCCATAACTTCTCCAGgctttatttttacctttaatcCACATATAAATTCATTCATCATTTAGAAATTTTCACTATAGATTTTATTGGATTGTTGGTACATATAATACTGGCGTTGTTAAAGCATGACTACCTGAGTTACAGTACCAAGATGCTAATCAGTGACCATTAAAAACAGtcaaatttattgattatttaGGAACAACAGATTCTTTAACATCTTCTTTCAAAGGAAAAAGTGGCACACATTTTAATGCCTAAGATGAAAATAATCACATTTAAGTCATTTTTAAGGGCAGAATGTTGTTTTGGGGGCAAAATCCACATCACTCTTAATCCAGCGCATTGTGAAAAATCCACTTTATAATCAATATATAATAATCAATATAattatttatcatatattttctcttaaatatcaaataaagcatacatttcaaatatacagaaaaatctaAATATGTGTTTATTAATATAGCATCCCTGTGTGATTATCAGAGAATTAAAAAGTAGTTTTAATATTCTTATCCCCTTAGGtaatatattttactaaaaataactcaagtaAGAGAAAAATATGTTAATAGTTCACCCAACATAAGATATTTTGCTAATTTGTTAGACTATTTAAGttaaaatttcttaatttaaaagacATCtgtaagaacatttaaaatacatttctgggaattccctggcagtccagtggttaggactccgcgcttccactgcagggggcatgggttcgatccctggttggggaactaagatcccgcatgccacatggcgtggcccaaaaataaataaataaaataaaaaaaataaatctcatatATTTTAGAATCTGTAGGTTCCAGTTCCAACAGTGAATATTCGTCACATTTCCATTACCTGAATGTATGTAATCAAGCCCTTCTAAAACATAGGGTCATTCAATGATCTTACACCTGACAAAAATACAACACTATATTACAATGCCTGAAGAGAAGACAAAACACAGATAGTCATGAATGGAAAAGCTAACACTAATAAAACTAACAGCACAGATACATGAGATAGTCAATACCATGGCCCAAGACTCTGGGATCCAGGGCAATCTGGAGCCCTTGGCATAAGTGTGGGGGACATAGAGGGGGAGTCTGAAAAGGAATGTCCATTTGAGGGAATGAATTCTCTCTAGtatgaaaatacaagaaaatgtttcttttccattatctaGAAAGTGTAGAATTTACAGAGAGGGAACAGGTGATTAAGTTCACTAGTGATGCAGAACAATAGGTCACCATATTTAATTAGACATTGCATACTATTTATATACATGCCATAGAGAAGACTATTAAAAACCTGAACCTTGGAACAAAACCACTGAGGTGTTGGTGACAGATAAATGATGGGTTGTCCTTAGGGTTTCTCTGAGATTGTGAGTAAAGTGAGATTATTTTAAAGCTTCTTTTATTAAAGTATTAAATATGTATAATGTCATATTAATTAATAACCTaggttatttatttcaaaattgggGATGGAAATagctttaaatttatattaaaacaatttaGTTGATTAGTTCATATTAGAGTGTGGGAGAAGGAGAGTCTGAAAAGGAATGTTCATTTGATGGAATGAATTCTCTCtagtataaaatataagaaaatgtttcttttccattatccaGAAGGTGTAAAATTTACAGAGAGGGAATAGGTGATTAAGTTCACTAGTGATGCAGAACAAAAGGTCACCATATTTAATTACACAATGCATACTATTTATATACATGCTATAGAGAAGACTATCAAAAACCTGAACCTTGGAACAAAACCACTGAGGTGTTGGTGACAGATTAATGATGATTAATGATGGGCTGTCCTTAGGGTTTCTCTGAGATTGTGAGTAAAGTGAGATTATTACGTTAAAGCTCCTTTTATtaaagtattaaatatatataatattaattaaacCTAGGTTATTTCAAAATTGGGGATGGAAATAGCTCTAAATTTATATTAGAACAATTTAGTTGATTAGTTCATATTAGAGTTAAACCTACTCTCACGCCTGTAAAGGTTTTATGTTATCCTCTCCAGTACTGCCTGGTTCTTATTTTCTCTGGGAGTAGAGAAGTGGGCCAGTGCATCATTACAAGCTCAGAGGAGAGACATGAAACTAGAATTTGCTAGCAAGTGGGAAAATGATATGCAAAATGTCATCCTCATTTGGCTCACATTTTACTGCTGCAGAGAACTAAAGAAGTCAGTTAGCTGCTCCGCCTGCCCGCACCCCACTCCACGCCACTTCAACCACTTATTAAAAGGGAAATTGCCCCTTTTCAGAGTTTTAGTGAGTTAGAGGAGCATTCTTCTGCCTACCATAGTGCCTAACTTCAAACCCAAGTTTATTAAATCCAAATCATCAAGTCTTTCACTGTAAATCCCCACTCCCCCTCAAATGTTCTTAAAACAAAGAGCAATCATAACAAAACTATAAGAATGATGTCTAATCAGAGTTGACCTTTAGAGTTACTTTAATAAGCCTAACACgcttttttgtcatttcaactaaaatatgtaattttaaattctgaaacattttaaagagtAGTAAAGCAAACCTGTACCTATTATTTAAATAGATAGTATTTTGTCATCTTTATttagctcacttttttttttaaagaagtgacaCATAAAATCTCTCCACCATCACCCCTTCTTGCCTCCTCAGAGGTAATCATTATCCTGAAGTTGGTGTGTTTTTATCCTTTACATAGGAATGTAAATATAAGCAACATGTATtactgttttgtgtattttaaaattttaattaagtagTAGACTGTTACCAAACCTTTTGCAACTTACCTTTTTTCACATAGTTTGGGTATTTATTCATGTTGATGCATGTAAATCTAGTTCATTCATGTTAACTActgtataatattctattgttttgGTTTATAGaggtgtttataatttttttttttcagtgaatcaTGTGATGAGATCCTCAgcttgggggaggaggaaggggtagTAGGAGGGGAAGGGAGCAGTGCGAGGGAGAATTGAACTGGAGATAGAACTAGAACTACACAatcagctctcctggttcttaggccttcagacttggactaCAACTACACCAATGGCTCTCCTGGGTCCCTAGCTTGCCAACTGCAGACCTTGGAATATCTCAGCATGAACAACAGCGTGTTTCTCtggaaaatacagtttaaaaCACTGCCTAACAATCCACCCCAAAAGAAACATTTTGCTTACAATTTTGTGATTAAGGAATCAGGAAGAGCTTAGCTAGGTGGCTGCATTTGCTGCATTTTGAGTCTCGAGTCGCTGGGGCTGGGGAATCAGTTTCCAAGGTGGCTTCTTCACGCATCTGATATCTCATTCTCCAGAGTCTCTCCATGTGACTTTGCTTTTCCAGCATGATCTCAGGGTAATCACACATCTTACACGGCACCTGGCATTCCAAGAGGAAGCAAAAGCTCCAAAGAGGATGCGAAAGCTGCCACGCCCATTAAGGGCTGAGTCTGGAACTGGCAGTGTCACTTTCACTGTATTCTACTGATCAAAGCAGTCACACGCTCTTCCAGATTAAAAAAAGGTagagagagcttccctggtggcgcagtggttaagaatccacctgccaatgcaggggacatgggttcgagccctggtccgggaagatcccacatgccatggagcaactaagcctatgcaccgcaactactgagcctgtgctctacagcccgagagccacaactactgagcccacatgccacaactactgaagcttgcgtgcctagagcctgtgctctgcaacacgagaaaccaccgcaatgagaagcccgcgcaccacaacgaagagtagccccgcttgccgcaactagagaaagcccacgtgcagcaacagagacccaacacagccaaaaataaataaaatatttactaaaaaaaaaaggtagagaagTAAACTCCACCTCTTGATAACGGAGTGGCAAGGTCATATACTGCGGAAGAGAATACAGGATGAGATATATTTTGTAGCCATTATTTGGAAAATAGAACCTACTACAGGGATGATAGACTGTGGAAGAGTGGTTGGTTGCAGTGTGAGTTGTTCCAATAACTGTGCTAAACAATAGAAGGTGGTGGTCAGAACGAGGAGCTTGAAGTTGATATTTTTCAACGTGATGCAAGTACTGGTGATGACAAAGGTCTACCACTGACCATAGAAATGAGGTGGCTGAAGAGGAATGGAGGAAAAGTTCACTGGAGATGAGGTGGTCAAGTAACCAGAAAGCCAGAGGGTGGAGaattggttaaaatgataaatgaaacAAAGACCCTTCCTTGAAGGAACTTCTCTCTTACACAGATACGTCttgtctcccacccccaccccccaaccttcTCTGTAGCTTTTTCCCTCTGACAATGGTGAGTGTTTCTACCCACCCACCTCacccacaaaaatacaaaatagcataatctaaaaaagaaagatgtaCTTGAACACCAAATTAGTTGGCAGAACTGTTCAATTTAgctagaaacagaaaaatttatcTGCACATTAATattccaactcttttttttagtattttttttaaattaattaattaattaatttatttttggctgtgttgggtcttcgtttctgtgcgagggctttctctagctgcggcaagcgggggccactcttcatcacggtgcgcgggcctctcactatcgcggcctctcttgttgcggagcacaggctccagacgcgcaggctcagtagttgtggctcacgagcccagttgctccgcggcatgtgggatcttcccagaccagggctcgaacccgtgtcccctgcattggcaggcggattctcaaccactgcgccaccagggaagccccaatattcCAACTCTTAATACatggctgattttttttcaagatcGAAAATATGCAGAAAAGTTCCCTGcttgatgtttttatttattttaaaaagttttattctgCATATTTAGaaagttgagattttttttttaataactgcaaAAGAAATTCAGTCACACCTAATGATTGATTAACAGAATGTAGTGGTGTATTATCCAAACAAATCGTGTTGATGTGCCATAATAAATTGTCCAGTAGTAAAGAAAATACACTTTAGGGCACAGCATCATATCACAAATTACAGTAGGGATACTTTGCAAGAATTTATTCAAACTAGAGAATGCTGAGTAACTGTATCTTTTGAATGCAGCACTTAAAAATGTAACAACTCTgtgcattctttttcttaaaaaaaaaaatgaccttgtGTGTGTCACAGAAGTGCTGCTTTATTGCTGCAGGGGTCAAAGTTCAAGGCTCAAGAGGTACAGGAGAGAATACAAAGGTAGCCTTAAGAAACTtggttttggggcttccctggtggcgcagtggttgagaatccgcctgccagtgcagcggacacgggttcgagccctggtctgggaagatcccacatgccgcggagcaactaggcctgtgagccacaactactgaccctgcgcgtctggagcttgtgccccgcaacgagaggccgcgacagtgacaggcccgcgcactgcaatgaagagtagcccccacttgccacaactagagaaagccctcgcacagaaacgaagacccaacacagcctaaaataaataaataaataaataaataaataaaccaaaaaaacttGGTTTTGTTTACgtataaaaaagaaagtttataaaAGTTAATTTACAAACCAAGAACAAAGTGGTATGCATGCCTTATGTATAAGCATCCTTAAAACGTCAAAATTTTTGAAATGcatagccaaaaaacaaaaaaccaccactGCTCCTTGCCAAAACCTGCTTGATGTTTAGATCAacatcacatattatatgatgaAGTCTTTCTAAATTTGACTTAACCAATCTCCCTGACATGTAGGCATAAACAGCTTCCTTagacttatttcctttttaactaTCAGATAGAAAGTAGGAAATAGTCTGTGGTGGGGATAGCCTTCTACAACAAAAATCAGTTAATAGGTGGCATAGAAGATAACTGGTAAATGGTACTGTCCCTTGGAAACATGGAATGTTTTAAAGATTATATGAAGATCTATATCCTTCCCTAATCATTCTCAAGGTGTCAAGGATATATTTGTTAAGAAGGTTCTTGATTTTAGGTGACCAGAACCAAGAAATTCTAAGTAGGCAAATTCAAAATATTCatccaaacatttattgagttaatATTACATTgtcaaagaaacaaaagtgaataaaaattctGCTTTCAAAAAGCATACAGTCCAGTCGAAGAGAAAGCCATGGATAACATCATGATATACAAACAGTGTAAACACTGTTACGGTGTTATAAAACAAAGCTCAGTGTTATAAGATAAAGCCCTGTAGGAacagagaaaaaacaattttGACTGGTAAGAAGGGATGACATTCCAACAAAACCGAAATACAATTTTAACAGACTGGTTGAATttagagaataaaataagaagacacaaaaacaaatacctgTCTAGCATGTTTGAGAAATGCTAAGAAGTCCAGTGTGGCTAGAACACAGGATGAACAGAATCACGGATGGATCATATACATGATAGTAACAAGTTTTGCTTTACTCTGTAGGTATTAAAGAGTGATTACAGATTTCTGAGCTAGGAAAGTTAGGTGATGTGCAGGTGATATAGCTAGATCTATAGTTTAGGTAAAAAGCTGATAGCAGAGTCCAGGAAGATATGGAAGCAGGAGATTGAAAATATAGGTATTATTAGTTAAGAGGCTCTTAtaagaatataagaaagaaataaagttggTCAGAACccccaaataaaatttattggTTAACTGAGTTAGACTGGGAACATTCTGAACTGAATATAGAAAAACCAAGAAAGTATCTTAAATACTTATAATTTAGTAGTTTAAAGAAACACAACTAGTTTAAATTATTCCTGAGTAAACTATaactttaaatagaaaataactacAATGTACAACATATTTTATAATGACTTAAAAAGGCTATTTAcatctatattatttattttaaatagcagCAAAATGCAACTTAAAAATAACATCACATCAACTTTACCAATTATATACACATAATTTATGCaaaatttttaaggatttttgccCCATAGTCACACAATAAGGACACCTCTAATCAACTTTTTATAATTAGCTGACACACATTCATATAATACTAATTAATTTTATTAGCCTAAAAAAACTAAGTGACATATGGCCCCAAATAATCATCCATTTACAAAACACTATTTACAAAATACTATTTGCTGTGTAgccaactaatatttattgagcacctcctattTTCTGGCACCAAAAACACATTTACTACCTTACAGAATTCAAAAAACCATCCTTCAAGATAGGTAACAGTATTTTTTatataacagatgagaaaactaagaatcaGACTGACAGGAATTTGCTTAACACCATAAAGAGtaacatatttaattatattaactGCCAATTCTAAGGGATCATCTATTTTTCACATTTGTGTTGTTACGACTATGTCTCCGCTTTTacgtttcattttatttctatcacCATTATTTCTCTTTCCTACTTGTCTCTCCAAGGTCATCACCACCTATCTATAATTTCTTTTACTAAAATACATGTAAGTGGGAAGGTGTAACATTAAGTATTACTCTATCattctggaattttaaaatgacatatgcacacattttaaaaagttacacatattaaatagataaaaaccataatttttaaaaagtattaaaaaaattaacctcaTTGAAATTTTTGGTTTATAAATATAACCTTAAATACAAGGTGTCAAGAAACTTAAATGACTGTGTATTATGATGGTCTGCCACACATAAGGTACATATTCTTTCAAGTTTAAAGTACCTCTCCTAAGAACTGGGCTAATGGTTGATTCCTTATTTTAGTTCAATTGGAATAAAACTGTAACTGGAGTATTTTCCTTTATAACACAGAAAACTATAGCCCAAAGGCCAAGCAAcacataatttaataaatattgagaaGAATCCAACAGTTAATAATATCAAATACTAGCCAGCATCTAGTTTTATGTAAATATAAGATAATCATATAGAAAACTTGTTCTATTAAAAGTATCTAActagaaagggaagaaactataaAGAAACAGACTATGTTAGAGATCCAGTTAAGTGCCCTCTTTTTACAGATTAGAGACTGAGAATCTtgataagtaacttgtccaagtcaCATGTCAACAGTAGAACCAAGACTGATTCCTGAGCCTGACTTCTATTCTGGGCTCTTGCTTACCATATCCGTGTTCTCTCATTTTACGACTTAATCATATTATTTATTCACTACATTTTAacttcaaatttggaaaattaacaAGTAATGAAACTTCTTCTACCCAACAACTCTCTAGTTTTTCTCAAAAATGAGCATTATAAGAACAGGACGCAGTTCATAACATTAGAGCACTTGCTAGCTTCATTAAGGTAAGAACTTTACACAGGAAAAAGTTCACTTTACATATAATTTGGTTTGGCAAACAAAAAGCTTACATAAAAGTCACAGCTTTAAAACCTCTTTAATCTATATCATAGTAACTTCATACGTTGTGAAATGGTTTTCTATAATCTTGACATTTTCTTCAGATAGCCGGTTTTCCTGTTTTAGCTGCCTTATAAGAGCTTCCAAAGACTTCAATCTTCCTAGAGTTTGTTGTTCTTGTAACTCAAGGAGAGTTATCTTTGAATGTAGTTTAGAGACTTTCTGCCAAAGATGTTCCTTACTTACATCTTGTCTGCAGTAAGAATGCTCAATCTGTAAAACTTCCATCTCATAGTCTACATCCTTATATGAGTCTTCAACATCTATGTCTTCTTCCATTTCCACCTTTTCTTTGGGGGCAGGTATAAAAGAATTAATTGTAGGTTTGGAATTTTCTGTAGGTACAAAAATGGCAATAACAGATTCTTTATTTGTGTTTAATTCTTCAACTCTTTGAGTAATTGTGCTGAACAAGAATGGATTTTCCTGTGCTGACTTAATTTCTACAGAATTATTTGTAAAGTGTGGGTTAGCAAGATGATTGGTAGTTATTTCAAGCACTTCTTGGGCTTCCAAAGACTGCTGAATACTTTCTGAATTTGACGTTGTCAAAGTAATAGTTGTAGAATTTAGATTCTCAAAAGATGTGTGAAAACCACCTATACCTATGTCTTGATTAACTGATGTTTCCAAGGTAggttctgattttctggcatCTTGTTTAAGCAGATTAAAAGTTAATACATTATTTTGTACACTTTCTGTTTTTGGATCTGGTGGCTTTACCAAGGCAGATGAATCAAGTAATTCTGCATGTTCAGGGAGGACATCTGTGTCAACTGTATTCTTCTTTGGCTCATTTGATGAAAATGACTCTTCTGACTTGGCTTTTAGGCATACTTCTTCCTcatctttcaattttttcttctgagatttttttttggaagggtCTTTCtcctataaaataatattttcaaattctaATAAAGATGTCCTTACTAGGCTTATTCCCTTATTAGTTAGTGCTGATTATTTCAGTACAACTATGAGCAGTATACTGGCCAAGCAAttttattcagttaaaaaaatgttttcagtatATAACAGCTCAAAATATActtgaaagcatttttaaaaaaacattatgcataatcaatatatcaatataatGGGAAAAAATCTCAGATCACTcacaaaacaagtaaaaaatcTAGATCATTAATTTACATTAATAACTTAACCTGATAATTTATGTATGTGTTATCCTTGGCTCCTCTGAAGCTATGCTTCAAAAcagtttaaatctttaaaaaattattacactTTCAGTAAAAGCacaaattagtttttctttttctcaaatatgTGTTTTCCCAGCAGTTATCTTTCCCTCTCATCCCCTCTACCTGATTACCTGCCACCATGCAATCTGCCACCATGCTCAGCATTATCCCCTTCTCCCCTACTCCCTGCCTCCAATACCTGATTGTCTTCAGGCAAAGAAAATATTGTTGGAATTGCAGTTTGTTTCAAATAGCGAATACCCCATCTGATGTCAAGAGAGTCAGGAGTAAAATGGTCACTACACAGGAACTGGTATTTACTGGGAACCCATGAATCTCGTTTCATATTCTTTAACCATTTTTCAAGTCTTTCTTTGTCATGTAGAGGAAACCTGaaagtaaaaaaaggaaaactttgctatattttaacaattttgcCAGATTCCAGGCCTGCACATATAGGTAACCTATTGGTCAAGTGCCACAAAAGCAAGACAACCACTCCT
This genomic window from Eubalaena glacialis isolate mEubGla1 chromosome 8, mEubGla1.1.hap2.+ XY, whole genome shotgun sequence contains:
- the THAP5 gene encoding THAP domain-containing protein 5 codes for the protein MPRYCAAICCKNRRGRNSKDRKLSFYPFPLHDKERLEKWLKNMKRDSWVPSKYQFLCSDHFTPDSLDIRWGIRYLKQTAIPTIFSLPEDNQEKDPSKKKSQKKKLKDEEEVCLKAKSEESFSSNEPKKNTVDTDVLPEHAELLDSSALVKPPDPKTESVQNNVLTFNLLKQDARKSEPTLETSVNQDIGIGGFHTSFENLNSTTITLTTSNSESIQQSLEAQEVLEITTNHLANPHFTNNSVEIKSAQENPFLFSTITQRVEELNTNKESVIAIFVPTENSKPTINSFIPAPKEKVEMEEDIDVEDSYKDVDYEMEVLQIEHSYCRQDVSKEHLWQKVSKLHSKITLLELQEQQTLGRLKSLEALIRQLKQENRLSEENVKIIENHFTTYEVTMI